One window of Nymphaea colorata isolate Beijing-Zhang1983 chromosome 1, ASM883128v2, whole genome shotgun sequence genomic DNA carries:
- the LOC116245867 gene encoding xanthotoxin 5-hydroxylase CYP82C4-like, whose product MRLYPMGPLLVPHESMESIQLGGFELPVGSTLFVNVWKIHHDPTLWMDPEEFKPERFLSSCNEMTSFGGQDFAFLPFGSGRRICVRWQMAMQVLHLTVARLLQSFEWSTPMNEPVDMTEGHDLALPKATPLSAFEAPSPSPPLLVTCF is encoded by the coding sequence ATGCGCCTATATCCAATGGGACCGCTTTTGGTCCCACATGAGTCAATGGAATCCATTCAACTTGGTGGGTTCGAGTTGCCGGTTGGCTCAACTCTGTTTGTTAATGTGTGGAAGATTCATCACGATCCGACATTGTGGATGGACCcagaagaattcaagccagagAGGTTCTTGAGCAGCTGCAATGAGATGACCAGCTTTGGTGGTCAGGACTTTGCGTTCTTGCCATTTGGATCGGGAAGGAGGATCTGCGTCCGCTGGCAGATGGCCATGCAAGTTCTTCACCTAACTGTGGCGCGCTTGCTGCAGAGCTTTGAATGGTCTACACCCATGAATGAGCCGGTTGACATGACCGAGGGACATGACCTAGCCCTGCCCAAAGCAACTCCGCTTAGTGCTTTTGAGGCCCCGTCTCCCTCCCCACCTCTATTAGTTACTTGTTTTTAG